A single Anopheles funestus chromosome 2RL, idAnoFuneDA-416_04, whole genome shotgun sequence DNA region contains:
- the LOC125775159 gene encoding cGMP-dependent 3',5'-cyclic phosphodiesterase-like, whose amino-acid sequence MSYNADDCPDSGDTVGAGGSGTTVELNCATPTSPGMTRQDAVVMHGDGGSIDGGDPATSIPPMAGYEPCDPLIILNLFQSLSATTNSLELQMKINLHLKALTRSPYVFLVPILHSSEEGLIQVINDNVLEKEIRFSINSSHFRSGSHHNGYPFVIDDLNKDFSEVIEMVVGNKHNTLIYDILGPKVSKLQSQTSTTSASSTSSLNELSFTSVQQTHNGATMVAPHQQQQIALFVCIAGDSLSRSRYQFYIDDTFRYVLGHLVTAFELYEEKRVRDQCQNLLQVARRLLGKIGDLGQLLRGVMTEAKELAAAERCSLFLLDKHTGELVSKVFDGNEASKEIRIESGKGIAGYVAQTGKLLNIRNAYQHPLFYKGVDESTGFKTRNILCFPICDEEGVIGVAQLCNKLNGFHFDKCDEEVATAFSVYCGISIMHALVHKQVQKAEARYKLSQELLLYHMKVPDMEVNHAIEAVKEPDREQDELYQTFPRFDFCPRDVKDHALSVQLAMRMFYDLNFVGSFKIHEYKLARFVLLVQKGYRDTPYHNWWHAFSVAHFAYSLMMNLRLIERGIITKMQGFSFLIAAFCHDLDHRGISNSYQTQTSSPLARLYSSEGSVNERHHLSQAICILNDSSSKILDGLSTTEFKECIDYLRELILATDLANHFRILPRLKKLRAEYLTEGSNQRLLLSLMITCCDLNDQIKSWKTVQHVAHLVYAEFFAEGDLEKQMGLRPNAMMDRKKACIPMLQIEFLTTVIRPTFEILVQIFPETDSFLDTIDSNREQWERVRNRAAAQQQGNGSEMASGNGASEPCNGCNATAECCDFTCYTKVND is encoded by the exons ACCTCACCCGGGATGACGCGGCAGGATGCGGTGGTGATGCACGGTGACGGTGGTTCGATCGATGGGGGCGATCCGGCCACCAGTATACCACCGATGGCCGGCTACGAACCATGCGATCCGCTAATTATCTTGAATCTATTTCAATCCCTTTCCGCCACCACCAACTCGCTGGAGCTGCAGATGAAAATCAATCTTCAC CTGAAAGCCCTCACCAGATCACCGTACGTCTTTCTCGTGCCAATCCTACACTCCAGCGAGGAAGGTCTCATACAGGTCATTAACGATAACGTGCTCGAAAAGGAGATTCGCTTTTCC ATTAATTCGTCACATTTCCGCAGTGGCTCACATCACAATGGCTACCCGTTCGTCATTGATGACCTCAACAAGGATTTTTCCGAAGTGATCGAAATG GTCGTCGGCAACAAGCACAACACCCTGATCTACGACATCCTAGGTCCGAAGGTAAGCAAACTTCAGTCACAAACATCGACGACATCGGCCTCCTCTACGTCATCGCTGAACGAGCTGAGCTTCACGTCCGTCCAGCAGACGCATAATGGCGCAACAATGGTCGCACcgcaccagcaacaacagatCGCACTGTTCGTCTGCATTGCCGGCGACAGTTTGTCCCGATCGCGCTATCAGTTCTACATCGACGATACGTTCCG GTACGTACTCGGACACCTGGTGACGGCGTTCGAGCTGTACGAGGAGAAGCGTGTGCGTGATCAGTGCCAAAATTTGCTACAAGTGGCTCGCCGGTTGCTGGGAAAGATAG GTGATCTGGGACAGTTGCTGCGGGGCGTTATGACGGAGGCCAAGGAACTGGCGGCTGCAGAACGATGCTCTCTATTTCTGCTCGACAAGCATACTGGCGAACTGGTATCGAAGGTTTTCGATGGCAATGAG GCTTCGAAAGAGATACGCATCGAAAGTGGCAAAGGGATCGCGGGTTACGTCGCACAAACTGGCAAACTGCTAAACATTCGCAACGCATACCAACATCCACTGTTCTACAAAGGGGTAGACGAATCGACCGGCTTCAAAACGAG GAATATACTCTGTTTTCCCATCTGCGACGAGGAAGGCGTTATCGGTGTGGCCCAGTTGTGCAATAAG TTGAACGGATTCCATTTCGACAAGTGCGACGAAGAGGTGGCGACCGCATTCTCCGTGTACTGTGGCATCAGTATTATGCACGCACTGGTGCACAAACAGGTCCAGAAGGCTGAGGCACGGTACAAACTATCCCAAGAGTTGCTTCTCTATCACATGAAG GTACCGGATATGGAGGTAAATCACGCAATAGAAGCGGTGAAGGAACCGGACCGGGAGCAGGACGAACTTTACCAGACCTTTCCACGCTTTGACTTCTGTCCGCGGGATGTGAAAGATCATGCACTTTCGGTGCAGCTGGCGATGCGAATGTTCTACGATCTGAACTTTGTCGGTAGCTTCAAGATACACGAGTATAAGCTGGCCCGGTTTGTGCTGCTGGTGCAGAAAGGTTACCGGGACACACCGTACCATAACTGGTGGCATGCATTCTCCGTTGCGCACTTTGCGTACTCGCTCATGATGAATCTACGGTTGATTGAGCGTGGCATTATAAC TAAAATGCAGGGCTTTTCATTTCTGATTGCGGCCTTCTGTCACGATCTGGATCATCGGGGCATTAGCAACTCGTATCAGACGCAAACGAGCAGCCCGCTGGCACGGCTGTACAGCAGCGAGGGAAGTGTAAATGAGCGTCATCATCTTTCACAGGCTATCTGCATCCTGAACGATTCGAGCAGCAAAATACTGGACGGACTATCGACGACGGAGTTCAAGGAGTGTATCGACTATCTGCGGGAACTTATATTGGCTACCGATCTGGCGAACCATTTCCGCATTTTGCCACGGTTGAAGAAGCTGCGGGCAGAGTACTTGACCGAAGGTTCCAACCAACGGCTGCTCCTATCCCTCATGATCACCTGCTGCGATCTGAACGATCAGATTAAGTCCTGGAAAACGGTGCAACATGTAGCG CACTTGGTCTACGCAGAATTCTTCGCCGAAGGTGACCTGGAAAAGCAGATGGGTCTTCGACCGAACGCCATGATGGATCGCAAGAAAGCCTGCATACCGATGCTTCAAATCGAATTCCTTACCACCGTCATTCGGCCGACGTTTGAAATATTGGTGCAAATTTTCCCAGAAACTGATTCATTCCTGGACACGATCGATAGCAATCGTGAACAGTGGGAAAGGGTACGAAACCGGGCGGCAGCACAGCAGCAAGGAAATGGCAGCGAAATGGCATCCGGCAATGGTGCATCCGAACCGTGCAATGGGTGTAACGCGACTGCCGAATGTTGTGATTTTACCTGCTACACCAAGGTGAACGATTAA